A genome region from Drosophila simulans strain w501 chromosome 2R, Prin_Dsim_3.1, whole genome shotgun sequence includes the following:
- the LOC6734475 gene encoding uncharacterized protein LOC6734475, translating into MNQLTFVSCLLFWSGSQAAFQDFVIGPESYEGGNDVAPFGQEFSDEVGEDIMVSFQDVQHDGIVDTNLLMKALVQHANRLGMSLDELASLNMQSEDEESMNQLGCSAGQDVFGYPEKPTWRDVLFN; encoded by the exons ATGAACCAGTTAACCTTTGTAAGCTGCCTTTTGTTCTGGTCCGGGTCCCAGGCTGCCTTCCAGGACTTTGTGATTGGACCTGAA TCCTATGAAGGTGGTAACGATGTCGCCCCGTTTGGTCAAGAATTTTCGGATGAGGTGGGTGAGGATATAATGGTGTCATTCCAGGATGTACAGCATGATGGAATAGTGGATACCAATTTACTGATGAAAGCTCTAGTGCAGCATGCGAATCGTTTGGGCATGAGCCTGGATGAACTTG CTAGCTTAAATATGCAGTCAGAAGATGAGGAATCTATGAACCAACTTGGGTGTTCAGCTGGGCAAGACGTCTTCGGATACCCAGAAAAGCCCACTTGGCGGGATGTACTCTTTAactaa
- the LOC27206678 gene encoding uncharacterized protein LOC27206678, translating into MDGRGTFIVLLIFGYFRSSQAKFVWSTGGASSLFVAIALPLDLRFEKAFLSYNFEVSYDLPRTWKKKPPFLRHGNGTNDESLLSDHHGHHQNDDFVYDDYYDDDQHSGNKHKHKHHQHHHDKKKKKTKPKPGSVIKPQKNKPKHKHKKKHKSKPKPPPEVDEDDYKDFFQGFPLDGMGESVGRDRQRRSLLSRTKFYEIINHRFELHGLGSGDSCLLRLICEANSYQLGDLNGVLGNLIHVMFSPSSSRYEELPKRYYIAELDGRNGNCGGYRLRCEHSVLDMITQPVKNKNKVH; encoded by the exons ATGGATGGTCGTGGAACATTCATAGTTCTTCTGATTTTTGGCTATTTCAGGAGCTCGCAGGCCAAATTTGTTTGGAGTACGGGTGGAGCATCTTCG CTTTTTGTGGCCATCGCTTTGCCATTGGACTTACGGTTTGAAAAAGCCTTTTTGTCTTATAATTTTGAAGTGTCCTACGATTTGCCAAGAACCTGGAAAAAGAAACCACCGTTTTTG CGACATGGAAATGGCACGAATGATGAAAGTTTGCTGAGTGATCACCATGGCCATCATCAGAATGATGATTTCGTTTACGATGACTATTACGATGATGATCAGCACTCTGGtaacaaacacaagcacaaacaccatcaacatcatcatgataagaaaaagaagaagactAAACCTAAACCCGGTTCTGTTATCAAACCACAGAAAAATAAGCCCAAGCATAAGCATAAGAAAAAGCACAAGTCAAAACCAAAGCCACCGCCAGAAGTGGATGAGGATGACTACAAGGACTTCTTCCAGGGATTTCCCTTGGATGGCATGGGTGAATCTGTGGGCAGAGATCGCCAGAGGAGGTCACTACTATCACGTACCAAGTTCTATGAGATTATCAATCATCGGTTCGAATT GCATGGACTAGGCTCGGGCGACAGTTGTTTATTAAGACTGATTTGCGAGGCAAATAGCTACCAATTGGGTGATCTCAATGGTGTGCTGGGTAACTTAATCCATGTAATGTTCAGTCCCAGCAGCTCTCGGTATGAGGAGTTACCTAAGCGTTACTACATCGCAGAATTGGATGGTCGGAATGGCAACTGCGGGGGCTATCGACTGCGATGTGAGCATAGTGTGCTCGACATGATCACGCAACctgtgaaaaataaaaacaaagtgcaCTAA
- the LOC6734472 gene encoding uncharacterized protein LOC6734472, translating into MSSLLHLLGFLWLPLLVYTAANDVGGLQKCTELLNTQKLVYCCGKSFLDKFPFVGSNCTSFWDDYGPCRYECLYRHWDLLDQDNKIKKPELYMMITSLYSPLNGYDKYGTALKAAHETCEALGSRHADFLLLYSNQVADKMGMASSTCLPYAMLHAQCTMVYLTANCPRENWIEDPKCNSLQNLLSSCTKKLDEKTNALKGKDEELTGNGCGHVDTEGPHLLLASFLTLMVSKFISDQ; encoded by the exons ATGTCTTCGCTGCTGCATCTACTGGGTTTCTTGTGGCTTCCCTTGCTGGTTTATACTGCAGCCAATGATGTGGGAGGATTGCAGAAATGTACAGAGCTTCTAAACACACAAAAGTTGGTCTACTGTTGTGGCAAGTCCTTTCTTGATAAGTTTCCGTTCGTTGGCAGCAATTGCACATCATTTTGGGATGACTATGGTCCT TGCCGCTATGAATGTCTGTATAGGCACTGGGACCTCCTTGATCAGGATAACAAGATCAAGAAACCAGAGCTATACATGATGATCACCAGCCTCTACAGCCCCTTGAATGGTTATGATAAATACGGAACCGCCTTGAAGGCAGCTCACGAGACTTGCGAAGCTCTGGGCTCCAGACACGCCGACTTTCTGCTGCTCTACTCCAACCAGGTGGCGGATAAGATGGGCATGGCTTCCTCCACTTGTTTGCCATATGCCATGCTCCATGCTCAGTGTACCATGGTATACCTAACTGCCAACTGTCCCCGTGAGAACTGGATAGAGGATCCGAAGTGCAATAGTCTGCAAAATTTGCTTTCAAGTTGCACAAAGAAACTGGACGAAAAGACGAATGCACTTAAGGGAAAGGATGAGGAGCTAACGGGTAACGGGTGTGGCCATGTAGATACAGAAGGACCCCATCTGCTCTTGGCCAGTTTTCTGACACTGATGGTGTCTAAGTTCATATCGGATCAGTAA
- the LOC27207761 gene encoding uncharacterized protein LOC27207761, with translation MNFTTYFLGLVFLLTVYLDLTNSFVAFTASSTHGIFAAIAVPLELPHRNVFVSYNFEANYNLPTNWEKWTIFQNGPIESEEVVEETDTETDAESSRKLAATGCQNCTVEEENGAGGEEVEETTEVLPKERKVRSLLTRSNIYRIFIDKLKRSGFRGESCLLRLICETSAAQLDEFNGVLGSLMHVLFSPSSSESEDLPLRYYQAEHDGWNGHCHVYEPGCGESILELISEPFEEIFKHIERNKI, from the exons ATGAATTTTACCACTTACTTTCTTGGCCTGGTTTTCCTTTTAACCGTTTACCTTGACTTAACCAACTCCTTTGTGGCCTTTACAGCTTCCAGCACCCACGGT ATCTTCGCCGCTATTGCCGTTCCCCTCGAGTTGCCCCATCGAAATGTGTTCGTCTCGTACAATTTTGAGGCCAACTACAATTTACCCACGAACTGGGAGAAATGGACAATATTT CAAAATGGTCCCATAGAGTCGGAGGAAGTTGTAGAAGAAACCGATACGGAAACAGATGCGGAGTCTTCCCGTAAATTGGCGGCCACTGGTTGCCAAAACTGCACAGTGGAGGAGGAAAATGGGGCAGGTGGCGAAGAAGTGGAGGAAACCACCGAAGTTCTCCCCAAAGAACGCAAAGTTAGATCATTGCTTACACGTTCCAATATCTATCGCATTTTCATAGATAAACTAAAGAG AAGCGGGTTTCGTGGTGAATCTTGCCTGCTGCGACTGATTTGTGAGACAAGTGCTGCTCAATTGGATGAATTCAACGGCGTGTTGGGCAGTTTAATGCACGTTTTATTCAG TCCCAGTTCATCGGAGTCTGAAGATTTACCACTGCGCTATTACCAAGCGGAGCATGATGGTTGGAACGGTCATTGCCATGTCTACGAACCAGGTTGTGGCGAAAGTATTCTGGAGCTTATATCAGAACCTTTTGAAGAGATTTTCAAGCACATAGAACGCAATAAAATATAG
- the LOC6734476 gene encoding uncharacterized protein LOC6734476 produces MHKYTICFGFLLIILECSLAAFNCSAPPNFNNFDINTCCRTPELDMGDVPQKCHKYVSGLKSANSKYPSNAHLCYPDCIYRETGAMVNGKIKVDRVKQYLEEHVHRRDQEIVSHIVHSFESCLSNVKGHMKSLNIESYKVLPHGCSPFAGIIYSCVNAETFLNCPPQMWKNERPCNLAKQFAEQCNPLPHVPLPSS; encoded by the exons atgcataaatataccatttgttttggttttttactAATTATTCTGGAATGTTCGTTGGCGGCATTTAACTGCTCAGCACCGCCGAATTTCAATAACTTT GACATCAACACTTGCTGTCGCACTCCGGAATTGGATATGGGTGATGTGCCCCAGAAGTGCCACAAATATGTGAGTGGCTTAAAGTCGGCGAACTCCAAGTATCCCAGCAATGCTCATctg TGCTATCCTGATTGCATTTACCGCGAGACGGGCGCCATGGTCAATGGAAAGATTAAAGTGGACAGAGTTAAGCAGTACTTGGAAGAGCACGTTCATCGGCGGGATCAGGAAATTGTTTCTCACATAGTGCACTCCTTCGAGTCCTGTCTGtccaacg TTAAAGGTCACATGAAGTCATTGAACATTGAGTCCTACAAGGTGCTGCCCCATGGCTGTTCCCCCTTTGCCGGAATCATATACAGCTGTGTGAATGCCGAGACTTTTCTCAATTGCCCCCCGCAAATGTGGAAAAACGAGAGACCCTGTAATTTGGCCAAGCAATTCGCCGAGCAGTGCAATCCCCTGCCCCATGTTCCGTTGCCCAGCAGCTGA
- the LOC6734471 gene encoding uncharacterized protein LOC6734471 isoform X1 produces the protein MNLDHSAVEALVMRTGRILVALIFLGLIVPFRAAKCKAAPKSVQNVHVCCSAPLPNWGVFNRECHKSAIQASVSINRISKSQVNLANFHIKCRLDCIFNASSVLQGNRLIQAKVRPMLERAFSSEPTIDVYESNFARCSSVVRTKYQDLSPLSRQSDACDRHALFYSLCAYARLIFTCPEKMWQRNNRMCQEAKAYAKKCPWPALKMFMRNT, from the exons ATGAATTTGGATCATTCGGCGGTGGAAGCTTTAGTTATGCGGACCGGGCGTATACTTGTTGCCTTGATTTTTCTAGGATTAATAGTTCCCTTTCGGGCTGCAAAGTGCAAGGCAGCGCCCAAATCTGTACAA AATGTACACGTTTGTTGCTCAGCACCCCTGCCAAACTGGGGCGTTTTCAACAGAGAGTGTCATAAATCCGCCATTCAGGCAAGTGTAAGTATTAATAGGATATCTAAAAGCCAAGTTAATTTAGCAAACTTTCATATCAAGTGCCGTTTAGATTGCATCTTCAATGCCAGTTCGGTTCTGCAGGGAAATCGATTGATCCAAGCAAAAGTTCGACCCATGTTGGAACGCGCCTTTTCCAGCGAACCCACCATCGATGTATATGAGTCCAACTTTGCCAGATGTTCGTCGGTGGTCAGGACCAAGTACCAGGATCTATCTCCGCTGAGTCGTCAAAGCGACGCCTGTGACAGACACGCCCTCTTCTACAGCCTTTGTGCGTATGCTCGCTTGATTTTCACCTGTCCGGAGAAAATGTGGCAAAGAAATAACAGGATGTGCCAGGAGGCCAAGGCCTATGCGAAAAAATGTCCTTGGCCAGCgctaaaaatgtttatgaGGAACACATAA
- the LOC6734470 gene encoding uncharacterized protein LOC6734470, whose amino-acid sequence MYRTLIFAPFLFLCAIINNLNLVKSALLFTTNSEYGIFMAISVPIGLPHRNVFLSYNYEFNYYQPEHVYKYPPILMGQDFEDSYLTYPTTGRESKGRHCHNCTDWKIAENKNSTSSNKNSTKAASREKRGLTLMSRSVFYAMLRDKLRRSGFPAEPCLLRLICDTNASQLGEVNGFLGSLVHIIFSPSSSKDEHLPNEYYQAEWDGREHQECSAYTKSCDHNILDLVSVSLEQALSDIVSRRRRK is encoded by the exons ATGTACAGAACTTTGATATTCGCACCATTTCTTTTCCTCTGTGCCataataaataacttaaattTGGTTAAGTCTGCGCTGCTTTTCACCACAAACTCCGAGTATGGG ATATTTATGGCCATATCGGTGCCGATTGGCTTGCCACATCGCAATGTCTTTCTGTCCTATAACTACGAGTTTAATTACTATCAACCGGAACACGTGTACAAATATCCGCCGATTTTG ATGGGTCAGGACTTTGAGGACAGCTATCTCACATATCCGACAACTGGACGTGAGTCCAAAGGGCGACACTGCCACAATTGCACAGATTGGAAAATagcggaaaataaaaatagcacctcatcaaataaaaattcaactAAAGCTGCATCGCGTGAAAAACGTGGTCTAACTCTGATGAGTCGCTCGGTATTTTATGCAATGCTGAGGGATAAATTAAGAAG gTCAGGGTTTCCAGCTGAACCCTGTTTACTGCGCTTGATATGCGATACAAATGCTTCACAACTGGGCGAGGTTAATGGATTTTTGGGCAGCCTTGTTCACATTATATTTAG TCCTAGCAGCTCCAAGGATGAGCACCTGCCCAATGAGTATTACCAGGCCGAATGGGATGGTCGAGAGCATCAGGAGTGCTCCGCGTATACCAAAAGCTGTGATCACAACATTTTGGACCTGGTTTCCGTGTCACTGGAACAGGCTTTAAGCGATATTGTAAGCCGACGAAGGCGCAAATAA
- the LOC6734477 gene encoding inactive peptidyl-prolyl cis-trans isomerase shutdown, with the protein MRPYKKDAFKAQEYIRLSAHALLCEDDNDQSLNSHEQHDIVFLTYRKAHTLLQAGKLCMRRMQYYCAKSAFEKAISCLKNCKMTSLEQKRRKKGMLIALFETLMICLNKMRRYRCVCHVMKDLRLLTINNPSALALCQHGRALSHLGKYYPSRLCYLKALKKSPRDKSIMNKITRINKRINDIEETSKMLSQLSI; encoded by the coding sequence ATGCGCCCCTACAAGAAAGACGCTTTTAAGGCACAGGAGTACATTAGGCTCTCGGCCCATGCCCTTCTCTGTGAGGATGACAACGACCAATCACTAAACTCCCATGAGCAGCACGACATAGTTTTCCTCACATATCGTAAGGCACATACCTTGCTCCAGGCAGGAAAGTTATGCATGAGGCGTATGCAATATTATTGTGCAAAAAGCGCCTTTGAGAAAGCGATAAGCTGCttgaaaaattgcaaaatgacCAGTCTCGAACAGAAGAGACGTAAAAAAGGGATGCTGATCGCCCTTTTCGAAACCTTGATGATCTGCCTTAACAAGATGAGGCGGTATAGGTGCGTCTGCCATGTGATGAAGGACCTTCGTCTCCTGACCATCAATAATCCTTCGGCTTTGGCGCTCTGTCAGCATGGTCGTGCCCTAAGCCACTTGGGTAAATACTATCCATCACGTTTGTGCTACTTGAAGGCGCTGAAAAAAAGTCCCAGAGACAAGAGTATTATGAATAAGATTACCAGAATCAACAAGAGAATCAACGATATTGAGGAGACCAGTAAGATGCTTTCTCAGCTGTCtatataa
- the LOC6734473 gene encoding uncharacterized protein LOC6734473: MARHIALLICSLLAMAGSNPIDVDCTRRQDFNIVKDCCAYPTFRFDQFKSQCGKYMPVGAPRISPCLYECIFNETNTVVDGAIHPDNARLMLEKLFGNQDFEEAYLNGFMSCSDAVQEMISNRRPRPQRKTEQCSPFALFYGICAQKYVFNHCPSSSWSGTESCEMARLQNMNCSKSTRGSSHRL; this comes from the exons ATGGCCCGGCATATAGCCCTGCTGATCTGCTCATTGCTGGCGATGGCTGGGAGTAATCCAATCGATGTGGACTGTACTCGTAGACAGGATTTTAAT ATTGTCAAGGATTGCTGTGCCTATCCCACATTTCGGTTTGACCAGTTCAAAAGCCAGTGTGGTAAATACATGCCAGTTGGTGCTCCCAGAATTTCACCC TGTCTGTATGAATGCATTTTCAATGAGACCAACACAGTTGTGGACGGAGCTATTCATCCTGACAATGCCCGACTCATGCTGGAGAAGCTTTTCGGTAATCAGGACTTTGAGGAAGCCTATTTAAATGGTTTCATGAGCTGTTCGGATGCTGTGCAAGAGATGATTAGCAATAGGAGGCCACGGCCCCAGAGAAAAACAGAACAGTGCTCTCCATTCGCACTTTTCTATGGAATCTGTGCACAGAAATATGTCTTTAACCACTGTCCATCATCCAGCTGGTCCGGCACTGAATCTTGCGAAATGGCACGATTGCAAAACATGAACTGTTCGAAATCAACACGTGGTTCTAGTCATCGCCTTTAA
- the LOC6734471 gene encoding uncharacterized protein LOC6734471 isoform X2, protein MNLDHSAVEALVMRTGRILVALIFLGLIVPFRAAKCKAAPKSVQNVHVCCSAPLPNWGVFNRECHKSAIQASCRLDCIFNASSVLQGNRLIQAKVRPMLERAFSSEPTIDVYESNFARCSSVVRTKYQDLSPLSRQSDACDRHALFYSLCAYARLIFTCPEKMWQRNNRMCQEAKAYAKKCPWPALKMFMRNT, encoded by the exons ATGAATTTGGATCATTCGGCGGTGGAAGCTTTAGTTATGCGGACCGGGCGTATACTTGTTGCCTTGATTTTTCTAGGATTAATAGTTCCCTTTCGGGCTGCAAAGTGCAAGGCAGCGCCCAAATCTGTACAA AATGTACACGTTTGTTGCTCAGCACCCCTGCCAAACTGGGGCGTTTTCAACAGAGAGTGTCATAAATCCGCCATTCAGGCAAGT TGCCGTTTAGATTGCATCTTCAATGCCAGTTCGGTTCTGCAGGGAAATCGATTGATCCAAGCAAAAGTTCGACCCATGTTGGAACGCGCCTTTTCCAGCGAACCCACCATCGATGTATATGAGTCCAACTTTGCCAGATGTTCGTCGGTGGTCAGGACCAAGTACCAGGATCTATCTCCGCTGAGTCGTCAAAGCGACGCCTGTGACAGACACGCCCTCTTCTACAGCCTTTGTGCGTATGCTCGCTTGATTTTCACCTGTCCGGAGAAAATGTGGCAAAGAAATAACAGGATGTGCCAGGAGGCCAAGGCCTATGCGAAAAAATGTCCTTGGCCAGCgctaaaaatgtttatgaGGAACACATAA